Below is a window of Virgibacillus sp. NKC19-3 DNA.
AAATAACATCAAATCGTCCGGAAACTAATTCTAACTTATCTGTAGATAAGGCTGGTGCTGTAAAAGGATTTTTTCGCTTTTTAATCATTTGTATATTATTGATGGGTACTTTCATTTTAATTGGACCATAACGCACCATAATAATCTCATCTTCTATCTTATAACCTGTACGAAACCAAAACCATAATAAGAATAATGATAATGGCAACATAATAAAGAACCCAAGCATTTCACCATTCACAGCAGGTATGGTAACCCCTAGTAGTGGCACACCCCATAACACTATTGTCATCCATAAATCTCTTTTTGAAGGGAAGTACATTTTATCCATTCCTCCTGTATGGTGTAATCATCATTCTCCATACTATTTTTCTTCTTTCATTATAACTTTACCAAAATTATTTTCAAAGCAAAGGAATAAAGGAAAGAAGACATTTTATCTTTTGAGGTACAAATTTTTAACTATAATTTCAAACGGAGCTTAAGCCAATAAAATCTTTCCCTTCTCATAATATTGTTTCATATCAAAATTAGGTACTAAATCTCCTCCTGTTGACCATGCAATATGTGTAGCGTTATCTATATTGATATTATATTGTTCTATATATGTTGATTTTAATATATATTTCGGTCCTAAAAGGCCTGCCGTTGCGGATGGTTCCACGTAGAGATCCTCGTTATCGGCAAGCATTGTAAGTATTTTATATAACGCATCATCTTCCACTGTATAAATACCACTTATAAGATGTTCACTAATGGATGTAGCAAAGCTCGATGGTCGGCCAACAGCCAATCCATCGGCTTCTGTATGATTATCAATCCCAAAATCCTGTACACATATTTGATCCTTTTCCCCTGTTAACAATCCGAGTAAAACAGAAGGAGAATGGGTTGGTTCTGCAAAAAAACAATGAACATGATTTCCAAACAATTGTTTCATACCAAATGTAATGCCACCAGGAGAACCTCCAACTCCACAAGGTAAATAAAGAAATAGCGGATTGTCTGCATCTACATTAATATCCATTTCTTCCAGTTGTTTTTCCAATCTAAGTGCTGCAACACTATAGCCTAAAAACAAATGCCTGGAGCTTTCATCATCTACAAAGTAACCTTTTGGATCTGCAATTGTTTCTTGCCTGCCAGCATGGATAGCTTCACTAAAATCGCCAGTAAATTCAACTACCCTAACCCCTTTTTCTCGAAGTAAATCTTTTTTCCATTGTTTGGCATCCGCCGACATATACACCGTTACAGTAAAACCAAGTGCTGCACTCATTATCCCTATACTTAAACCTAAATTACCAGTTGATCCAACACCTATGGAGTACTGTTTGAAGAATGATTTGAATTCCTCACTTAAAAATGCTTCATAATTTCCATCATACGACATCAACCCATTTTCGATTGCTAATTTTTCTGCATAATGAAGCACTTCGTAGAATCCGCCTCTTGCTTTAATTGATCCTGCAATCGGAAGCTCATTATCGCATTTAACATACAAGTTCCCATCTATATTAAAATGATAATAGTCTTCAAGAACCGGCTTTAATGAATCCAAACGTTTTAGCGGAGATTCAATTTGTCCATCCGTTTCTTCCAATTCTGAAAAGGCCTTCTTTAAAAATGGAACAAAGCGCTTCCATAATTTTTCGGCTTCGTACATATCCTTCTTGGTCAAAGGTAGTTCAGGGGTATGTTGCTCTTCCTTTATACGTTGATTTAGCCATAAGATGGGTTCTAAGTTTGTAATTGGCTCCAACAATGGATATTTTTGTTTCCATAACTTTTTATTTCCCGATTCTGAAAATCCCATTCGTAACACCTGCTTTTTATCAATGTTTGTTTCCTTATTTAGTATAACCGAATCGTCGCCTGTATAAAAATAAGAGAAACTTAAATTTTAAACTTTCAAATTTATCATTACCTTGCCTGTTTGTAATGTATTATTTATAAATAATACCCCCATAAAAACCTTATATTCAAAACGGTAAATCAAAGACTTACAAGGTATATACATATACTCTGAAGGGTATATGTATAGATTAAATAAAACATGATACCAGTATATACATATAGGTGTATATGTATATACTGGTATCTAAAAGTTAATAAAAATGTAGTTTGGGAAACTACATTTTTATCGGTCTATTCATTTCATTTTACTCAATAGCTTTATTAACAGTATCTGACATTTCCCTATTTTCGTAAAGGTATTATAATAATTTGGCCAGATTTTTAAATTCCAACTCATCAAATTTTTCTTCAATCTTTGTTTTATCGTATTTCCATAATGCGTGATTCAGTTGGCAGTCAATAGGAATGTCACATTTTATCTCAGCCAGATTTCTCGATAGATGAAGCATATCAATATTTGCATTTATTTTTGTTTGAACTCCTTTTGGCAGGCTTTCTATATTCTCAAGTAAGTCATCAATCGTTCCATATTCTTGAAGTAGTTTCAGTGCTGTTTTTTCACCTATTCCTTTGACTCCAGGGTAATTGTCTGAAGTATCACCCATTAACCCTTTTAAGTCAATGATCTGTTTAGGTGATATCCCTTTTTTCTCATAAAAGTTCATGTGATCAAAGACCTCATAATTTCCCTGTCCTTTTCTCATAATGGCAACCCGAATTCCTTTATCAACAAGTTGAAGGATATCCTGGTCACCGGTCAGAATAATCACATCATTGTCTAAACCATATGTTTTTGCTAATGTACCAATACAATCATCAGCCTCATAGTTTTCAAGTCCGATATTAGGCATGTTAAAGGCTTCAACAACTTCTTTTATAAGGTCAAATTGCGGAATCAGTTCCTTTGGTGGATCCTGCCTGTTCGCTTTATATCCATCATATAGCTCGGAGCGAAATGTTTTACTTCCCATATCCCAGCAACAAATTATATGCGTAGGCTGAAAAGTATCAGTAGCATCTAAGAAATACCGGAGAAACTGAT
It encodes the following:
- a CDS encoding PH domain-containing protein — encoded protein: MTIVLWGVPLLGVTIPAVNGEMLGFFIMLPLSLFLLWFWFRTGYKIEDEIIMVRYGPIKMKVPINNIQMIKKRKNPFTAPALSTDKLELVSGRFDVISVSPEDQEEFIKQILEINNEIKLDSRLKIRK
- a CDS encoding D-serine ammonia-lyase encodes the protein MGFSESGNKKLWKQKYPLLEPITNLEPILWLNQRIKEEQHTPELPLTKKDMYEAEKLWKRFVPFLKKAFSELEETDGQIESPLKRLDSLKPVLEDYYHFNIDGNLYVKCDNELPIAGSIKARGGFYEVLHYAEKLAIENGLMSYDGNYEAFLSEEFKSFFKQYSIGVGSTGNLGLSIGIMSAALGFTVTVYMSADAKQWKKDLLREKGVRVVEFTGDFSEAIHAGRQETIADPKGYFVDDESSRHLFLGYSVAALRLEKQLEEMDINVDADNPLFLYLPCGVGGSPGGITFGMKQLFGNHVHCFFAEPTHSPSVLLGLLTGEKDQICVQDFGIDNHTEADGLAVGRPSSFATSISEHLISGIYTVEDDALYKILTMLADNEDLYVEPSATAGLLGPKYILKSTYIEQYNINIDNATHIAWSTGGDLVPNFDMKQYYEKGKILLA
- a CDS encoding 5'-3' exonuclease; its protein translation is MEKQKILLVDGMALLFRGFFATAFRGNFMKTSKGIPTNAVYQFLRYFLDATDTFQPTHIICCWDMGSKTFRSELYDGYKANRQDPPKELIPQFDLIKEVVEAFNMPNIGLENYEADDCIGTLAKTYGLDNDVIILTGDQDILQLVDKGIRVAIMRKGQGNYEVFDHMNFYEKKGISPKQIIDLKGLMGDTSDNYPGVKGIGEKTALKLLQEYGTIDDLLENIESLPKGVQTKINANIDMLHLSRNLAEIKCDIPIDCQLNHALWKYDKTKIEEKFDELEFKNLAKLL